From Apus apus isolate bApuApu2 chromosome 13, bApuApu2.pri.cur, whole genome shotgun sequence, a single genomic window includes:
- the LOC127389888 gene encoding protocadherin beta-15-like isoform X29, protein MLGAAEEGGWLWWRGMASGRRSGGSERQVLLFLLCVCVCQSGAERLRYSVAEEMERESFVADIGKELGVAASQLAARKARVVSEGNEQLFRLDPSSGVLTVKESLDREQLCPQSETCTLFFKVFLEIPMQLIRGEVEVRDVNDNSPVFPVKEMVLEIPETESPGSRFLLESAHDRDVGMNGLQNYSLGSNSHFSLAVGTRKDGAKYAELVLERQLDREEQRELNLVLTATDGGSPPRSGTARVRIVVLDANDNKPVFAREVYDVRLAENSPPEQLVVRVVATDPDEGSNGKVRYSFARIPQQSRQLFELNPATGEIRVAGNVDFEEARNHEMEVRATDGGGLSSRCKVQIEVLDVNDNAPEIALTSVSASIAEDAAPRTVVALFSVRDRDSGDNGRTECSIAGDLPFSLSPTFDSYYELRTNAALDRERTAEYNISITALDWGRPRLSSRASIFVRISDVNDNAPEFAQQVYTLWVTENNSPMVRIGSVKATDADAGENARVSYALVRQEGKEQPAVSVNAVSGDVYVLRALDYEEVRGLEVAVRAADGGSPPLSAQAVLRVVVRDENDNAPVVLHPPPGSSALAGELVARGAAAGELVAKVVAVDADAGQNAWLSYELAKATEPGLFRVGLHSGEVRTARAVAERDAARQRLVVLVRDRGQPPRSASATLAIALVDGFSDAHWRRSEEAPAAEPDGPLTLYLIASLACVSALFVASAVAAVVLRLRRARAEPLPTFPTAVTESTAGSLPRSYVYDICFAGGTVNSDFRFLRPLLPCFPAGLPPGPPDQRSSVCSQEATNLGEEGDWAAQGRAPLSEDTRPRAVEAACAGNQGMEQNVSSDPNPWLSHQ, encoded by the exons ATGCTGGGAGCCGCGGAGGAGGGAGGATGGCTTTGGTGGAGAGGGATGGCGAGCGGGAGACGGAGCGGAGGCAGCGAGAGGCAAGTGctcttgtttcttctgtgcGTTTGCGTGTGTCAGAGCGGGGCCGAGCGCCTCCGCTACTCTGTGGCGGAGGAAATGGAGAGGGAGTCCTTTGTCGCCGACATTggcaaggagctgggggtggctgcGAGCCAGCTGGCGGCTCGCAAGGCCCGCGTTGTGTCCGAGGGGAACGAGCAGCTTTTCCGCCTGGATCCGAGCAGCGGCGTCCTGACGGTGAAGGAGTCGCTGGACCGAGAGCAGCTCTGTCCGCAGAGCGAGACCTGCACGCTCTTCTTTAAGGTATTCCTTGAGATTCCGATGCAGCTGATCCGCGGGGAGGTGGAGGTTCGTGACGTGAACGACAATTCTCCGGTGTTCCCGGTGAAGGAAATGGTCTTAGAGATTCCTGAAACGGAATCTCCAGGGTCTCGTTTCCTTCTGGAAAGCGCCCACGACCGGGACGTGGGCATGAACGGTTTGCAGAACTACAGCCTCGGCTCCAATTCGCATTTCTCCCTCGCTGTCGGAACTAGAAAGGATGGGGCCAAATACGCGGAGCTTGTCCTAGAGAGGCAGCTGGACCGCGAAGAGCAGCGAGAGCTGAATTTAGTGCTCACGGCCACCGACGGGGGCTCGCCACCCCGCTCGGGCACGGCTCGGGTCCGGATCGTGGTGCTCGATGCCAATGACAACAAGCCGGTCTTCGCCCGGGAGGTCTACGATGTGCGGCTGGCCGAGAACAGCCCCCCGGAGCAGCTGGTGGTCAGAGTGGTGGCCACGGATCCCGACGAAGGCTCCAACGGGAAGGTGCGTTACTCTTTTGCCCGGATACCGCAGCAGTCCCGGCAGCTCTTCGAGCTGAACCCTGCCACGGGGGAGATTCGGGTGGCGGGCAACGTCGACTTCGAGGAAGCCAGAAACCACGAGATGGAGGTGAGAGCCACCGACGGCGGAGGACTCTCTTCACGCTGCAAAGTGCAAATAGAGGTCCTGGACGTGAACGACAACGCCCCGGAGATAGCGCTCACGTCCGTCAGCGCCTCCATCGCCGAGGACGCGGCGCCGCGCACCGTGGTGGCCCTGTTCAGCGTGCGGGACCGGGACTCCGGGGACAACGGCAGGACGGAGTGCTCGATCGCCGGGGACCTGCCGTTCAGCCTCAGCCCCACGTTCGACAGCTACTACGAGCTGCGAACCAACGCGGCGCTGGACAGGGAGAGGACGGCGGAGTATAACATCAGCATCACGGCGCTGGACTGGGGCAGGCCGCGGCTGAGCTCGCGGGCAAGCATCTTCGTGCGGATCTCGGACGTGAACGACAACGCGCCCGAGTTCGCGCAGCAGGTGTACACGCTGTGGGTGACGGAGAACAACAGCCCGATGGTCCGGATCGGCAGCGTGAAGGCCACGGACGCCGACGCGGGGGAGAACGCCCGCGTCAGCTACGCGCTGGTGCGGCAGGAGGGCAAGGAGCAGCCCGCCGTGTCGGTCAACGCTGTGAGCGGGGACGTGTACGTGCTGCGGGCGCTGGACTACGAGGAGGTGCGCGGCCTGGAGGTGGCGGTGCGCGCTGCCGACGGCGGCTCGCCGCCGCTGAGCGCGCAGGCGGTGCTGCGCGTGGTGGTGCGCGACGAGAACGACAACGCGCCCGTGGTGCTGCACCCGCCCCCCGGCAGCAGCGCGTTGGCGGGCGAGCTGGTggcgcgcggggcggcggcgggcgagCTGGTGGCCAAGGTGGTGGCGGTGGACGCGGACGCGGGGCAGAACGCGTGGCTGTCGTACGAGCTGGCCAAGGCGACGGAGCCGGGGCTGTTCCGCGTGGGGCTGCACAGCGGCGAGGTGCGCACGGCGCGGGCCGTGGCGGAGAGGGACGCGGCCCGCCAGAGGCTCGTGGTGCTGGTGCGAGACCGCGGGCAGCCGCCGCGCTCCGCCAGCGCCACCCTGGCCATCGCCCTGGTGGACGGCTTCTCCGACGCGCACTGGCGGCGGAGCGAGGAGGCGCCGGCCGCCGAGCCCGACGGGCCCCTCACCCTCTACCTCATCGCCTCGCTGGCCTGCGTGTCGGCGCTCTTCGTGGCCAGCGCCGTGGCCGCCGTGGTGCTGAGGCTGCGGCGGGCCAGGGCCGAGCCCTTGCCCACCTTCCCGACGGCTGTGACGGAGAGCACGGCGGGCTCCCTGCCCCGCAGCTACGTCTACGACATCTGCTTCGCCGGCGGCACCGTCAACAGCGACTTTCGCTTCCTCAGGCCGCTCTTGCCCTGCTTCCCCGCCGGGctgccccccggcccgcccgaCCAGCGCAGCTCGGTGTGCTCGCAGGAGGCCACCAACCTCGGCGAGGAAGGCGACTGGGCCGCACAG GGCAGAGCTCCCCTCTCCGAAGACACAAGGCCCAGAGCTGTGGAAGCAGCTTGTGCTGGAAACCAGGGGATGGAGCAAAATGTCAGTTCTGATCCAAACCCTTGGCTCAGCCATCagtga